The following coding sequences are from one Holophagales bacterium window:
- a CDS encoding AAA family ATPase yields MTASPPRTFFLRTLGLAGWDALDPVVLAAVASEAPLLLIGPHGSAKTMVLNRLAEALGLEHRHYNASLLSFDDLVGFPVPQEGRVVYLQTPATVWEAESVLIDEVSRCRPEVQNKLFPLVHERVLQGMPLPKLRYRWGAMNPPASLEGDDAGYAGAEPLDVALADRFAFVVTVPALAELAVEEQRRVLRPSRWSGEEARPEVVRLVEEARAGLDDAGQSDAGAATEYAILLAAQLSRAGHPLSTRRAAQLVRNVIAVRAAAQALGDGDDPEAAFLVAARSSVPDAAWGRPVPFEKLLAAHRSAWAAAGMAEGSARRRLLTEREPFVRLAIALEGTLPPHEAAEVLSDAYSALALPERLIAAALVMPRLTKRRDLPAAALEPICNDWAEVGKPCAASVTSGPGTRWVRPLLTTELPKLDRKTEKGRVLSAVAANLLFRKHEFRLEELLAAWERAVAALRPAGRKVAA; encoded by the coding sequence CTCCTCCTCATCGGGCCGCACGGCTCGGCGAAGACGATGGTGCTCAACCGCCTCGCCGAGGCGCTCGGGCTCGAGCACCGCCACTACAACGCGTCGCTCCTGTCGTTCGACGACCTCGTCGGCTTCCCGGTGCCGCAGGAGGGGCGCGTCGTCTACCTGCAGACGCCGGCGACGGTGTGGGAGGCCGAGTCGGTGCTCATCGACGAGGTGTCGCGCTGCCGGCCCGAGGTGCAGAACAAGCTCTTCCCGCTGGTGCACGAGCGGGTGCTGCAGGGAATGCCGCTCCCGAAGCTGCGCTACCGCTGGGGCGCCATGAACCCCCCGGCCTCGCTCGAGGGGGACGACGCGGGGTACGCGGGCGCCGAGCCGCTCGACGTGGCGCTGGCCGACCGGTTCGCGTTCGTGGTGACGGTGCCCGCGCTCGCGGAGCTTGCGGTGGAGGAGCAGCGGCGCGTGCTGCGGCCCTCGCGGTGGAGCGGGGAGGAGGCGCGGCCGGAGGTGGTGCGGCTCGTGGAGGAGGCGCGTGCCGGGCTGGACGATGCCGGGCAGAGCGACGCGGGCGCGGCGACGGAGTACGCGATCCTCCTCGCGGCGCAGCTCTCGCGGGCCGGGCACCCGCTCTCGACACGGCGGGCCGCGCAGCTCGTGCGGAACGTGATCGCGGTGCGCGCCGCCGCGCAGGCTCTCGGCGACGGGGACGACCCCGAGGCGGCGTTCCTCGTCGCCGCCCGCAGCTCGGTGCCCGACGCGGCGTGGGGGCGGCCGGTGCCGTTCGAAAAGCTCCTCGCGGCGCACCGGTCGGCCTGGGCCGCGGCCGGGATGGCCGAGGGCTCGGCGCGGCGCAGGCTCCTCACGGAGAGGGAGCCGTTCGTGCGGCTCGCCATCGCGCTCGAGGGGACGCTCCCTCCGCACGAGGCGGCCGAGGTGCTCTCCGACGCCTACTCGGCGCTTGCGCTCCCCGAGCGGCTCATCGCCGCGGCCCTCGTGATGCCGCGGCTCACGAAGAGGCGCGACCTCCCTGCCGCGGCGCTGGAGCCGATCTGCAACGACTGGGCGGAGGTGGGAAAGCCCTGCGCGGCCTCCGTCACCTCGGGGCCGGGGACGCGCTGGGTGCGCCCGCTCCTGACGACCGAGCTGCCAAAGCTCGACAGGAAGACCGAGAAGGGGCGCGTGCTGAGTGCCGTGGCGGCGAACCTTCTCTTCCGGAAGCACGAGTTCCGGCTGGAGGAGCTTCTCGCGGCGTGGGAGCGGGCCGTAGCAGCCCTGCGGCCGGCCGGAAGGAAGGTGGCGGCGTGA